A genomic segment from Triticum dicoccoides isolate Atlit2015 ecotype Zavitan chromosome 1A, WEW_v2.0, whole genome shotgun sequence encodes:
- the LOC119281598 gene encoding beta-glucosidase BoGH3B-like, protein MAAAQGERPLYKDASAPVEARVRDLLGRMTLREKAAQMAQIERTVVSPRALAELAAGSVLNAGGSAPRDRASPADWARMVDDMQRLALSSRLAVPILYGTDAVHGHNNVFGATVFPHNVGLGASRDAELVRKIGEATALEVRATGIHWAFAPCVAVCRDPRWGRCYESYSEDPEIVRSLTTIVTGLQGQPPADHPHGYPFLASVRDNVLACAKHFVGDGGTDKGVNEGNAICSTEDLERIHTKPYPDCIAQGVATVMASYSQWNGEPLHASCHLLTDVLKGKLGFEGFVVSDWEGIDRLCEPRGSDYRYCVAQSVNAGMDMIMIPHRFEKFLEDLVFLVETGEIPMSRIDDAVERILRVKFISGVFEHPFSDPSLLDVVGCKEHRLLAREAVRKSLVLLKNGKKQNFLPLAKNAKRILVAGTHADNIGYQCGGWTIAWHGDSGKITLGTSILEAIQESVSVETEVVYEECPTEAIIESGEFSYAIVAVGEVPYAEGLGDRTGLSIPFNGSDLITRVASKVPTLVVVVSGRPLVIEPQVLEKIDALVAAWLPGSEGMGITDCLFGDHDFVGTLPVSWFRSSDQLPINVGDANYDPLFPFGYGLKMFRSDEGLA, encoded by the exons ATGGCGGCGGCGCAAGGCGAGCGGCCGCTGTACAAGGACGCGTCGGCGCCGGTGGAGGCTCGGGTGCGCGACCTGCTGGGCCGCATGACGCTGCGGGAGAAGGCGGCCCAGATGGCCCAGATCGAGCGCACCGTGGTGTCGCCCCGCGCCCTCGCGGAGCTCGCCGCTGGCAGCGTCCTCAACGCCGGCGGCAGCGCGCCCCGCGACCGCGCCTCCCCGGCCGACTGGGCCCGCATGGTCGACGACATGCAGCGCCTCGCCCTCTCCTCCCGCCTCGCCGTCCCCATCCTCTACGGCACCGACGCCGTCCACGGCCACAACAACGTCTTCGGCGCCACCGTCTTCCCCCACAACGTCGGCCTCGGGGCCTCCAG GGATGCGGAGCTCGTGCGGAAGATCGGCGAGGCGACGGCGCTCGAGGTCCGCGCCACCGGCATCCACTGGGCCTTCGCACCCTGCGTCGCC GTCTGTAGGGATCCGAGGTGGGGGAGATGCTACGAGAGCTACAGCGAGGACCCGGAGATCGTGCGCTCGTTGACCACGATTGTCACTGGCCTGCAGGGCCAGCCACCGGCAGACCACCCTCACGGTTACCCGTTCCTCGCTTCGGTCAG GGACAATGTGCTTGCTTGTGCCAAGCATTTCGTAGGGGATGGTGGCACTGACAAGGGGGTCAATGAGGGGAATGCCATTTGCTCGACGGAGGATTTGGAGAGGATCCACACGAAACCATACCCTGATTGCATAGCTCAAGGGGTGGCGACAGTCATGGCATCCTACTCTCAGTGGAACGGGGAGCCGTTACATGCCAGCTGCCATTTGCTCACGGATGTTCTAAAGGGCAAGTTAGGCTTCGAG GGGTTTGTGGTGTCAGACTGGGAGGGTATTGACAGGCTTTGTGAGCCTCGAGGGTCTGATTATCGCTATTGCGTCGCGCAATCAGTTAATGCTGGGATGGATATG ATTATGATACCTCACAGATTTGAGAAATTCTTGGAAGATCTTGTGTTCTTGGTGGAGACAGGGGAGATACCAATGTCACGAATTGATGATGCTGTTGAGAGGATTCTAAGGGTTAAGTTCATATCTGGAGTGTTTGAGCATCCATTTTCAGATCCGTCTCTACTAGATGTAGTTGGTTGTAAG GAGCATCGGCTGCTGGCACGTGAGGCTGTTCGAAAGTCTTTGGTACTTCTGAAAAATGGCAAGAAGCAGAATTTCCTTCCATTGGCAAAAAATGCAAAAAGAATACTTGTTGCAGGGACACATGCTGACAATATTGGATATCAGTGCGGTGGATGGACAATAGCTTGGCATGGAGACAGTGGAAAGATAACCCTTG GTACAAGTATATTGGAGGCCATACAAGAATCCGTCAGTGTGGAAACTGAAGTTGTGTATGAAGAATGCCCAACAGAGGCTATTATTGAAAGCGGAGAATTTTCTTATGCTATTGTTGCAGTTGGTGAGGTTCCTTATGCTGAAGGGTTGGGAGATAGAACTGGCCTTAGTATCCCATTTAATGGTTCAGACCTGATTACTCGTGTTGCTAGTAAAGTCCCTACTCTAGTGGTTGTTGTATCTGGAAGGCCTTTGGTCATTGAACCACAAGTTCTGGAGAAGATAGATGCTCTAGTTGCTGCCTGGCTACCTGGAAGTGAGGGCATGGGAATTACTGATTGCCTCTTTGGAGATCATGATTTCGTGGGTACATTGCCTGTATCGTGGTTTAGGTCTTCTGATCAACTGCCTATAAATGTTGGAGATGCTAACTATGATCCCTTATTCCCTTTTGGATATGGGTTGAAAATGTTCAGAAGTGATGAAGGTTTAGCATAA